CGAAGAACATCGTAGCGGCTGGCATGGCTGACCGTTGTGAAATCCAACTGTCTTACGCAATCGGTGTTGCGGATCCAACGTCTATCATGGTTGAGACATTTGGTACTGAAAAAGTCTCTCACGACATCATCGTAGAAGCCGTTCGTCAAAACTTCGACCTACGTCCATACGGTCTGCAAGAGATGCTAAACCTGCTTCAGCCTATCTACAAGAAGACTGCAGCATACGGTCACTTCGGTCGCGAAGAGTTCCCTTGGGAAGCGACAGACAAAGCAGCGATCCTGCGTGAGTTTACTGGTCTGTAATTACTCTTAACCTGAGTTTTTTACTCCAAAAAAGCCCTCAAAATTTTTTTGAGGGCTTTTTTATTTTTTAATCCTGTCTTTTCAAATACTTTGTTACAAAAATGTTAATTCACTATCTTGTAGCTTGTATTTAATACCCTTCTGAAAATTGTGTTTTCCTCTAACACGGTCAATAGTTAGACAAAAGTGCCCTTGCGAATAGACCGCTTTGAGAGTTTGTTCGTATGCAAAATAGAGCGCTTAAGAAGGGAAGACGCTAACAACGGAAAATGGCTGGATTTTGCAAAGGTAAATGCAAGTCTATTGCCCGACGTATCCATGATGATTAGCGCCATGCCCTGATAAAACGAAGGCCAGTTTGTCAATCAGGGAGGACATATGCCTCGAACCGTTAATTCTGATGACTTCCAGAAGAAACATGAAGTCAGGGATCAAGATTACGCTAAAACCATTCCATCTAACCAGCTCAGTGTGTCTGCACCATTTCATTGGTTAGCACTTGGGCTACATGACCTTATTCGCATGCCGATCATCAGCGCTTTTTATGGGCTCTGTTTTACTGCCGCTGCCGTCGCTATCGTGCTTCTGGTGCAATGGCAAGGCACGCACCTAGTGATCATGCCAAGCTTGGTTGTGTACATGTTGATTGGTCCGTTTCTCGCTTTAGGTCTCTATGATGCAGCATGGGAAAGAGAGAAAGGTCATAAACCAAGTCTATTCCACTCTATGAAAGCCATTGGGCGCAACTCCACCTCGCAATGGGCGTTTGCGGTACTCTTGGCCGTCGCCATGATCTTTTGGATGCGCATAGCGGCTCTGCTGCACGCACTCTACCCCTCTGTACAAGGTGCACCACTCTCTGAATTTGCTCCATTCTTGATTACCGGTAGCGTAGTTGGTGCGGTGATTGCGGCTATCATCTTCTCCATCTCAGCATTCTCTATCCCACTTATGATGGAGCGCCGTGTCGACATTATGACCGCTGTGTTCACCAGTTTTAATGCCGTCAAATCTAACGTACCAGCCATGATTGTTTGGGCTCTGATTATCTGCGGCGGGATCTTGATTGGTTTTGCCACATATGGCATAGGAATGATCGT
The Vibrio sp. CB1-14 DNA segment above includes these coding regions:
- a CDS encoding DUF2189 domain-containing protein; the encoded protein is MPRTVNSDDFQKKHEVRDQDYAKTIPSNQLSVSAPFHWLALGLHDLIRMPIISAFYGLCFTAAAVAIVLLVQWQGTHLVIMPSLVVYMLIGPFLALGLYDAAWEREKGHKPSLFHSMKAIGRNSTSQWAFAVLLAVAMIFWMRIAALLHALYPSVQGAPLSEFAPFLITGSVVGAVIAAIIFSISAFSIPLMMERRVDIMTAVFTSFNAVKSNVPAMIVWALIICGGILIGFATYGIGMIVTMPILGYGTWHAYHETIKKKHHA